A part of Paenibacillus sp. sptzw28 genomic DNA contains:
- a CDS encoding carbohydrate ABC transporter permease, producing the protein MRKLHAYVFIFPSLFLTLIFSIYPLMWALRFMFYDYQGFGTPVFIGLDNFARVMRDAEFWSSVKNTGIYALGKLIVTIPLSLLLAIILNRSLKGRTFLRAVYYLPTIFSASVMSIVFFIIFNSYNGILNQFLIKYDIISQPISWLGADHAMLTTVIIAIWGAVGNYMLLFLAGLQGIPEDLYEAASLDGAGEYEKLRHVTIPLLGPVMQMIIMLAITISLKGYESIMVLTGGGPYGKTEVMYLYLFKLLFPISPESQTLQQIGYGSAVGFTTALMVGGITVIYFFVSRKLNNIY; encoded by the coding sequence ATGAGGAAACTGCATGCTTATGTTTTTATTTTTCCAAGCTTGTTTTTAACGCTGATCTTTAGTATTTATCCCTTGATGTGGGCACTGCGGTTCATGTTCTATGACTACCAGGGCTTCGGCACGCCCGTCTTTATCGGGCTGGACAATTTTGCGAGAGTTATGAGAGATGCCGAGTTCTGGAGCTCCGTCAAAAATACCGGCATCTATGCACTTGGCAAGCTGATTGTCACGATTCCGTTGTCCCTGCTGCTAGCGATTATTTTGAATCGCAGCCTGAAGGGCCGCACGTTCCTGCGGGCCGTCTATTATTTGCCCACGATTTTCAGCGCTTCAGTTATGTCAATCGTGTTCTTCATTATCTTCAATTCCTATAACGGCATTCTTAACCAGTTCCTGATCAAATACGATATTATTTCGCAGCCGATCAGCTGGCTTGGAGCCGATCATGCCATGCTGACGACGGTCATCATTGCCATTTGGGGCGCGGTAGGCAACTATATGCTGTTGTTTTTGGCTGGCCTGCAGGGGATTCCGGAAGATCTGTATGAAGCGGCCTCACTCGATGGAGCAGGTGAATACGAGAAGCTGCGTCATGTGACGATTCCTCTGCTTGGTCCTGTCATGCAGATGATTATTATGCTGGCGATCACGATTTCGCTCAAGGGTTATGAAAGCATCATGGTCCTCACCGGAGGCGGGCCATACGGAAAAACCGAGGTTATGTACCTTTATCTCTTCAAACTTTTATTCCCGATCTCCCCGGAATCTCAAACGCTGCAGCAGATCGGATACGGCAGCGCGGTCGGATTCACAACGGCTCTTATGGTAGGCGGGATAACGGTCATTTATTTCTTTGTATCGAGGAAGCTGAACAACATTTATTAA
- a CDS encoding ABC transporter substrate-binding protein: MVKKWIAAAVSIGLVFSLAACSSQAGPTGNGGAADQTNEVANTDSSQSTAAKTKIKYWTPDRHDAEFMKAKIDAFNKTNTDNIEVEMTVMGDNYPQAVDIAFASKQAPDVLQINDFSTYIQKGYLTPITSYMSEEMKTTFKDSLIQNKNTIGDDIYSLPNTGQTWRLIYNKDLFQQAGIASPPKTLAELVEDAKKLTEAGKSSGAYGFASPFKSGGGFWRAANTIAGASIKTGTEGYNYQTGQFDFGMYKDIAEALRQMDKDGSMLPGVESLDIDPLRAQFAQGKIGMYINHSGEPGVYKDQFPTKVNWAAATVPTLDGTIKGALQVVGGSYIGISADSEHKEAAWKFMEYVYSVDFQKEYYENGYGVSLIPAVLSGGTKPNIPGIEGFLPNKYDAIYPANPSAVTESSLEGMKWSDTFAKYVLTGGNLDAIIQDLNKRYNDSLAKARAAGKTKIEADPGFDATALLGKLAGE, encoded by the coding sequence ATGGTTAAGAAGTGGATTGCAGCGGCGGTTAGTATTGGTTTGGTGTTTTCACTTGCTGCCTGTTCATCGCAGGCGGGACCGACAGGCAACGGTGGAGCGGCGGACCAAACGAACGAAGTGGCGAATACCGATAGCAGCCAGAGCACAGCAGCCAAGACAAAGATTAAGTACTGGACACCGGACCGCCATGACGCGGAGTTTATGAAGGCGAAGATTGATGCTTTCAACAAGACCAATACCGACAACATTGAAGTGGAAATGACTGTAATGGGAGATAACTATCCCCAGGCGGTGGATATTGCGTTTGCGAGCAAGCAGGCGCCAGATGTACTGCAAATCAATGATTTTTCCACCTATATTCAGAAGGGTTATCTGACTCCTATTACCTCTTACATGAGCGAGGAGATGAAGACAACCTTCAAGGACAGCCTGATCCAGAACAAAAACACGATCGGGGACGACATCTATTCCCTTCCCAACACGGGACAAACCTGGAGACTGATTTATAACAAGGATCTGTTCCAGCAGGCGGGAATTGCTTCCCCTCCGAAAACATTGGCTGAGCTGGTGGAGGACGCGAAGAAGCTTACCGAAGCGGGTAAAAGCTCCGGTGCCTACGGCTTCGCCAGCCCATTCAAGAGCGGCGGCGGTTTCTGGCGGGCCGCCAACACGATTGCCGGGGCCAGCATTAAAACGGGCACCGAAGGCTACAACTACCAGACCGGACAATTCGACTTTGGGATGTATAAGGACATTGCCGAAGCTCTTCGCCAAATGGATAAAGACGGCAGCATGCTTCCAGGGGTTGAGAGTCTGGATATTGATCCGCTGCGTGCCCAATTTGCCCAAGGGAAGATCGGCATGTACATCAATCACTCCGGCGAACCGGGTGTGTATAAAGACCAGTTTCCAACCAAGGTCAACTGGGCTGCTGCGACCGTCCCGACTCTCGACGGCACAATCAAGGGGGCACTTCAGGTTGTTGGCGGCTCCTATATTGGAATCAGTGCGGATTCAGAACACAAAGAAGCGGCCTGGAAGTTTATGGAGTATGTCTACAGTGTAGATTTTCAGAAGGAATACTATGAGAACGGATACGGCGTTTCCCTGATTCCGGCTGTGCTTAGCGGCGGAACGAAACCAAATATTCCAGGTATCGAAGGGTTTCTACCTAACAAATACGACGCCATTTACCCGGCCAACCCGAGTGCTGTTACGGAATCATCACTCGAAGGCATGAAATGGAGTGACACCTTCGCCAAATATGTGCTGACCGGCGGGAATCTGGATGCTATCATTCAGGATTTGAACAAACGCTATAACGATTCACTTGCCAAAGCGAGAGCTGCAGGCAAAACGAAAATTGAAGCAGACCCGGGTTTTGATGCGACGGCGCTTCTGGGAAAACTAGCAGGCGAATAG
- a CDS encoding IS3 family transposase translates to MGNPVSDEQICEWLMECLAGEGASYGYRKLTVLLRRRYRLRINKKKVYRLCKRMDVLRPQRQLKIKYPKRLANNRVITGSNQLWETDTKYGWIHGEQRFFFLMSILDVFDRAIIAYHIGLTCEAAHLIQITQEALMKRQRFDKTDRPVIRSDNGPQFISHRFEEACVTFEMIHERIPPKTPNKNAHIESFHSILEAECYRRHEFETYPQAYDVVSQFIQDYNYIRIHGSIYDLSPY, encoded by the coding sequence ATGGGGAATCCGGTCAGTGACGAGCAAATTTGCGAATGGCTCATGGAATGTTTAGCTGGCGAAGGCGCGTCGTATGGCTACCGGAAGCTCACTGTGCTGCTCAGAAGACGATATCGGCTACGGATTAATAAGAAGAAGGTTTACCGTCTTTGTAAGCGAATGGATGTTCTTCGTCCGCAGCGACAGCTAAAGATCAAATACCCCAAACGTCTGGCGAACAATCGCGTCATTACAGGCTCCAATCAACTCTGGGAAACGGATACTAAGTATGGTTGGATTCATGGCGAACAGCGATTTTTCTTCTTAATGAGCATCCTGGATGTGTTTGATCGTGCCATTATCGCTTATCATATCGGTTTAACCTGTGAAGCAGCTCATCTCATTCAGATTACGCAGGAAGCGCTAATGAAGCGTCAGCGCTTTGATAAAACGGATAGGCCGGTCATTCGATCCGATAATGGTCCCCAATTTATTAGCCACCGATTTGAAGAGGCTTGTGTTACGTTCGAGATGATTCACGAGCGCATACCGCCCAAAACGCCGAATAAGAATGCTCACATTGAATCGTTTCATTCCATATTGGAAGCGGAGTGCTATCGACGACATGAATTTGAGACGTATCCGCAGGCGTATGACGTCGTCAGCCAGTTTATTCAAGATTACAATTACATTCGAATCCATGGCAGTATCTATGATCTGTCTCCGTACTAG
- the sigK gene encoding RNA polymerase sporulation sigma factor SigK yields MPGLFAAIALFVKQLSLLVSYVKNNAFPQPLHEEEEIKHLQLMADGNQHSRNLLIEHNLRLVAHIVKKFDNTGEDLEDLISIGTIGLIKAIESFQPNKGTKLATFAARCIENEILMHLRSLKKTRKDVSLHDPIGTDKEGNEITLIDILGTDADDVAEKVQLKIEKSKIYKNLDILDDREKEVVVGRFGLEHGGEERTQREIAKELGISRSYVSRIEKRALMKLYHEFYKVKK; encoded by the coding sequence ATGCCTGGATTGTTTGCGGCGATTGCACTATTTGTTAAACAGCTGTCCCTTCTCGTTTCGTACGTCAAAAACAACGCGTTCCCGCAGCCGCTTCATGAAGAAGAAGAAATCAAGCACTTGCAACTGATGGCGGACGGCAATCAGCATTCCCGAAACCTGCTTATTGAGCATAACCTGCGCCTTGTGGCGCATATCGTCAAGAAATTCGATAATACCGGTGAAGATCTCGAAGACCTGATCTCGATCGGGACGATCGGACTGATCAAAGCGATCGAGAGCTTTCAGCCGAATAAAGGAACCAAGCTCGCGACGTTCGCCGCCCGCTGTATAGAGAACGAAATACTTATGCACCTTCGGTCATTGAAAAAGACCCGCAAGGACGTATCGCTGCACGACCCGATCGGGACCGATAAGGAAGGCAATGAAATTACCCTTATCGATATCCTGGGTACGGATGCGGACGATGTTGCCGAGAAGGTGCAGCTGAAAATTGAAAAAAGCAAAATTTATAAAAATTTGGATATTCTCGATGACCGCGAGAAGGAAGTTGTGGTTGGAAGGTTCGGGCTGGAGCATGGCGGGGAAGAGCGTACGCAGCGGGAAATCGCGAAGGAGCTCGGTATCTCGCGCTCGTATGTGTCGAGGATCGAGAAAAGGGCGTTAATGAAGCTGTACCATGAGTTTTATAAGGTGAAGAAGTGA
- a CDS encoding YafY family protein, translating to MIDKVIRIFNIINAIQANPGISAADLAFKCDVNIRTIYRDLDTLNHIAPVTNEGRGTGYRFMGKFFMYPLNFSEQEALAFSLLPSVLDNDKLPPGFQTAYDKVMATHLKEKSRQNSIIEDIAGIIQMGTPAYRKESPNFLQPIIQSILEQRTIDTVYHTQSRNETTERKIDPYYLVPRDQRFYLIGYCHLKQGIRTFRISRFLRADLTAETFDKGDFNIKRHLKNTWSIEQGDKNITFKVRFSAEVARYIKEEELFVHPRMKDQKDGSMIFEVTVNNEKEFIRWILQYGPAAEILEPKSIREALKKQLSEWTLMYQ from the coding sequence ATGATCGACAAAGTCATACGCATCTTCAACATCATAAACGCCATCCAGGCGAATCCGGGTATCTCCGCCGCTGACCTTGCTTTCAAATGCGACGTTAACATCCGGACCATATACAGGGATCTGGATACTCTGAACCACATCGCTCCCGTCACGAATGAAGGCAGAGGCACCGGATACCGGTTTATGGGTAAATTTTTTATGTATCCGCTCAATTTCTCCGAACAGGAAGCCCTCGCGTTCTCACTGCTTCCGTCCGTACTCGATAATGACAAGCTGCCGCCCGGATTTCAGACGGCATATGATAAAGTAATGGCAACTCACCTTAAGGAGAAATCCCGCCAGAACAGCATCATCGAGGATATCGCCGGCATTATTCAGATGGGTACACCGGCTTACCGCAAGGAAAGCCCTAACTTTCTGCAGCCGATTATCCAGTCTATTCTCGAGCAAAGGACGATCGATACAGTCTACCATACCCAGTCCCGCAACGAGACGACGGAGCGGAAGATTGATCCATACTACCTCGTGCCGCGCGACCAACGGTTCTATCTCATCGGCTACTGCCATTTGAAGCAGGGAATCCGGACGTTCCGGATCAGCCGTTTTCTAAGGGCTGATCTGACTGCCGAGACTTTCGACAAGGGCGATTTCAACATTAAGAGGCACTTGAAGAACACCTGGTCCATTGAGCAGGGCGATAAGAATATTACCTTTAAAGTCCGGTTTAGCGCCGAGGTTGCCAGATACATAAAAGAAGAGGAGCTCTTTGTTCACCCGCGTATGAAGGACCAGAAGGACGGCAGCATGATTTTCGAGGTGACCGTAAACAACGAGAAAGAGTTCATCAGGTGGATCCTGCAGTATGGACCCGCGGCGGAAATATTGGAGCCCAAATCCATCCGGGAAGCTTTAAAAAAGCAGTTAAGCGAATGGACGCTGATGTACCAATAA
- a CDS encoding YmaF family protein, with translation MEIPVTGFVFHNEQSGSDHSHVLYITTWNGRPVHVHQFAGVTSFDVGHRHQYAGTTEPAPSGVPHVHGYSTVTSFDDGHTHTIRGTTGPAIPLQDVGHIHYFEGSTTVDGMIPHSHRYSGNTGNEIS, from the coding sequence GTGGAAATACCTGTTACAGGTTTTGTTTTTCATAATGAACAATCAGGCTCCGATCATTCCCACGTCTTATATATTACGACTTGGAATGGAAGACCCGTTCATGTACATCAATTTGCCGGCGTGACTTCGTTTGATGTCGGACATCGGCATCAATACGCCGGCACTACGGAACCTGCACCCTCGGGAGTCCCCCATGTCCACGGCTACTCTACCGTAACGTCATTTGACGATGGTCACACTCATACGATTAGAGGAACTACCGGACCCGCCATTCCATTGCAAGACGTCGGACACATTCATTACTTTGAAGGGTCTACTACCGTTGACGGCATGATTCCCCACTCGCACAGATATAGCGGTAATACCGGTAATGAAATAAGCTGA